ATGAGTTCGATGGAGATGAGGACGATGACGGTGTTTCTTTTGGTCAATGCCCCGTATAACCCGATACAGAATAAAATCAGTGCGAGTGCCAGGAAGGCTGAAGCAGGAACTGAACTCATTCCTTGTCACCCTCCTTCTCGTCTTTCTTCGCCAGAACAATCGCTCCAACAAGTGCGACTAATAGTAAAACAGAAGTTAATTCAAACGGGATTACCCATTTAGAGTAAAGGGCTTCCCCTATTTTCATGGTATTGTCCACGTGTAAGTCCGTTGGGACCTGCACCACATTGAAATCATAGATTCCAATGTAGACAGCCACTGCAAAGCCGAGTACACCTAGGAATAAAAAGAACTTTCTTCCTTTGCCTGTGGTTGTTTCCCCTTCAT
This Neobacillus sp. YX16 DNA region includes the following protein-coding sequences:
- a CDS encoding NADH-quinone oxidoreductase subunit J, whose protein sequence is MTISGEFIAFMGLALVAIIGGVLLLNLTKVVHMVVALIFTFVSIAGIYVLLSAEFVAAVQILIYSGAITIIMLFGIMLTKHDDEGETTTGKGRKFFLFLGVLGFAVAVYIGIYDFNVVQVPTDLHVDNTMKIGEALYSKWVIPFELTSVLLLVALVGAIVLAKKDEKEGDKE